Proteins encoded within one genomic window of Gloeobacter kilaueensis JS1:
- a CDS encoding RNB domain-containing ribonuclease, giving the protein MQFSVQDLLDLLSPERSVAPKVLQQKLAIEQAEAGEQLQLALDALEKVNLVEKTQGRYRLVFNDEIIAGRLRCSSKGFCFVTPDGPESEEIFVVEGGLKNAWNGDRVLVRLLKKASRRRKPEGEVVLVTERANSTLVGRLAVDDKLLMVLPLDDRLGNLLELVEAPKAELAADQIVEVQIVRYPLGRRPAKSRLLRVLGSANDPTVDLDLVASRYHLQFGFDPALVAVAAEAAALPPDSTGREDLRSLPLVCFAETGRDFALSLVREDTGWQLGLHTSDIAAFVAAGSPIDLEGYRRAFAAQLRGQPLPLWPAALGERAALLPGVDRESWSVIVTLDAQAQVRTYRWTRSLVQVRTQLDGLAEDHRQVAAALTAQGVAPLAAPNSPQIFVELLESLVGQHLAHLHLKGPFAWQAAPEGTEVLDWLRLGRACGLEVPEAEAPLELDGQHYRRWLEAAAAHPSGPTLVELLRATLPAAQLSAEPQPYFERNSTAVAPWARPLQRYADLLIQRLLVQVLTEGRDRKTPRSKVSVDLRASSCQGLIDWPVLKPKQQKDWEEAIPGWIAHLNTRTQQIRQALADLEGFERIGRLSTEGEPLRGLITGVQSYGFFVAVEEPFVEGLVHVSGLKDDWYTYQAREPALVGRRSRRRFQIGDLVKVKVKGIDYYRQQVDLMVVREEIEPSGGGEQPESPLLTAPES; this is encoded by the coding sequence ATGCAATTTTCTGTACAGGATTTGCTGGATCTGCTGTCACCGGAGCGCTCGGTAGCGCCGAAGGTTCTGCAGCAGAAGCTGGCTATTGAACAGGCGGAGGCGGGTGAGCAGTTGCAGCTGGCGCTCGATGCCTTAGAAAAGGTCAATCTCGTCGAAAAGACCCAGGGGCGCTACCGCCTGGTCTTTAACGACGAGATCATCGCCGGGCGGCTGCGCTGCAGCTCGAAGGGCTTTTGCTTTGTGACGCCCGATGGGCCGGAGAGTGAAGAAATTTTTGTCGTCGAAGGCGGGCTCAAAAATGCCTGGAACGGCGACCGGGTGCTCGTCCGCCTGCTCAAAAAAGCGTCGCGCCGCCGCAAACCGGAAGGTGAGGTGGTTCTGGTCACCGAGCGGGCCAACTCGACGCTGGTCGGGCGGCTGGCAGTTGACGACAAACTGCTGATGGTGCTGCCCCTCGACGATCGGCTGGGCAATCTGCTTGAGCTGGTCGAGGCTCCCAAAGCCGAACTGGCCGCCGATCAGATCGTCGAGGTGCAGATCGTTCGCTACCCCCTCGGACGCCGCCCGGCCAAAAGCCGCCTTCTGCGCGTACTGGGCAGCGCCAACGATCCGACGGTCGATCTCGATCTGGTGGCGAGCCGCTACCACCTGCAGTTCGGTTTTGACCCGGCCCTGGTGGCGGTAGCTGCCGAGGCCGCTGCCCTGCCGCCCGACAGCACAGGCCGCGAAGATCTGCGCTCCCTTCCGCTCGTCTGCTTTGCTGAGACGGGCAGGGATTTTGCCCTGTCGCTGGTGCGCGAGGACACAGGCTGGCAACTGGGACTACACACCAGCGATATTGCGGCCTTTGTCGCGGCTGGTTCTCCTATCGATCTAGAAGGCTACCGGCGCGCCTTCGCTGCCCAGTTGCGTGGGCAGCCGCTGCCGCTCTGGCCCGCAGCCCTCGGTGAGCGCGCTGCTCTGCTGCCGGGGGTCGATCGCGAAAGCTGGTCGGTAATCGTTACGCTCGACGCCCAGGCGCAGGTGCGTACTTATCGCTGGACCCGCTCGCTCGTTCAGGTGCGCACCCAGCTGGATGGGCTCGCCGAGGACCATCGGCAGGTTGCGGCTGCCCTCACTGCCCAAGGCGTCGCTCCCCTCGCCGCCCCCAACAGTCCGCAGATCTTCGTCGAGTTGCTCGAATCGCTGGTGGGCCAGCACCTGGCTCACCTGCACCTCAAAGGGCCCTTTGCCTGGCAGGCGGCCCCGGAGGGCACCGAGGTTCTCGACTGGTTGCGGCTGGGCCGGGCCTGCGGGCTGGAGGTGCCGGAGGCGGAGGCTCCCCTCGAACTGGATGGGCAGCACTACCGCCGCTGGCTTGAGGCAGCGGCGGCCCATCCGAGCGGCCCCACCCTGGTGGAACTGCTGCGCGCCACGCTGCCCGCAGCCCAGCTCAGTGCAGAACCGCAGCCCTACTTCGAGCGCAACAGTACCGCTGTCGCCCCCTGGGCCCGGCCCCTCCAGCGCTACGCCGATCTGTTGATTCAGCGGCTGCTGGTTCAGGTTCTCACCGAGGGCCGCGACCGCAAGACCCCACGCAGCAAGGTGAGTGTCGATCTGCGCGCTTCAAGCTGCCAGGGGTTGATCGATTGGCCCGTGCTCAAACCCAAACAACAAAAAGATTGGGAAGAAGCGATCCCCGGCTGGATTGCTCACCTCAATACCCGCACCCAGCAGATCCGTCAGGCTCTGGCCGATCTCGAAGGTTTCGAGCGGATTGGCCGCCTGAGCACCGAGGGCGAACCGCTGCGGGGATTGATTACCGGGGTCCAATCCTACGGCTTCTTTGTCGCCGTCGAGGAGCCCTTCGTCGAAGGTCTGGTGCATGTGAGCGGCCTCAAAGACGACTGGTACACCTACCAGGCCCGTGAACCGGCCCTGGTCGGTCGCCGCAGCCGCCGCCGCTTCCAGATAGGCGATCTGGTCAAAGTCAAAGTCAAGGGCATCGACTACTACCGCCAGCAGGTGGATCTGATGGTGGTGCGCGAGGAGATAGAACCCTCCGGAGGCGGTGAGCAGCCCGAATCGCCGCTGCTCACCGCCCCTGAATCCTAG
- a CDS encoding NYN domain-containing protein, whose translation MVAHYRQDRVSIFIDGNNMFYAQRSNGWFFDPRKVLEYFNRHEALVNAFWYTGIRDPQDQRGFRDALIAMGFTVREKFLKEYYDRLSGEMTQKANLDIEIVVDMFNTVGQYNHAVLFSGDGDFERAVELLRSKDTRITVVSTEGMIARELRNAADRYIDLNDLRPFIEKTIESRALSGGPIAANSSSGSGPISRYQVSANTPDG comes from the coding sequence ATGGTCGCTCATTACCGCCAAGATCGCGTATCGATCTTTATCGATGGCAACAACATGTTCTATGCTCAGCGCTCGAACGGCTGGTTTTTTGACCCGCGCAAGGTGCTCGAGTATTTCAATCGCCACGAAGCGCTCGTCAACGCTTTCTGGTATACCGGTATTCGCGATCCCCAGGACCAGCGCGGATTTCGCGACGCTCTGATTGCGATGGGATTTACGGTTCGAGAAAAATTTCTTAAAGAATACTACGACCGGCTTTCGGGCGAGATGACACAAAAAGCCAATCTTGACATCGAAATTGTCGTCGATATGTTCAATACGGTTGGCCAGTACAACCATGCCGTCCTCTTCAGTGGCGACGGCGATTTTGAGCGGGCTGTCGAGCTGTTGCGCTCGAAGGATACCCGGATTACCGTCGTCTCCACCGAGGGTATGATCGCCCGCGAGTTGCGCAATGCCGCCGATCGCTACATAGACCTCAACGACCTGCGGCCCTTCATCGAAAAGACGATCGAGAGCCGGGCGCTCTCCGGTGGGCCGATTGCCGCCAATTCTTCGAGTGGCAGCGGTCCGATCTCCCGCTACCAGGTTTCAGCAAATACGCCCGATGGCTGA
- the glyQ gene encoding glycine--tRNA ligase subunit alpha: protein MNFQDIVLALHHFWEAQGCLIVQPYDLEKGAGTFSPHTFLRALGPEPWNVAYIEPCRRPTDGRYAQNPNRLQHYYQYQVLMKPSPANIQELYLQSLRVLGVHPEQHDIRFVEDNWESPTLGAWGVGWEVWLDGMEVTQFTYFQQCGGIDCRPVSIEITYGIERLAMYLQGVDSVYDIAWGPGLSYGQVYRESEIENCTYNFEYSNPELLFTLFRLYEQEATALVERKLVFPALDYVLKCSHAFNLLDARGVIAVTERTGYIGRIRQLARRIAQTYAKQREALGFPLLSNV from the coding sequence ATGAACTTTCAAGACATTGTCCTGGCGCTGCATCATTTTTGGGAGGCGCAGGGATGTCTGATCGTTCAGCCCTACGACCTCGAAAAAGGAGCGGGTACCTTCAGCCCGCACACTTTTTTGCGGGCTTTGGGACCGGAACCCTGGAATGTTGCCTATATTGAGCCCTGCCGCCGGCCCACCGATGGTCGTTACGCGCAGAATCCCAATCGTCTGCAACATTACTACCAGTATCAGGTGTTGATGAAGCCTTCTCCTGCCAATATTCAAGAGCTATATTTGCAGTCGCTGCGCGTTCTTGGAGTGCATCCCGAGCAACACGACATTCGGTTTGTCGAGGACAACTGGGAGTCGCCGACGCTTGGAGCCTGGGGAGTAGGTTGGGAGGTCTGGCTCGATGGAATGGAGGTGACGCAGTTCACCTATTTCCAGCAGTGTGGAGGTATCGATTGCCGTCCGGTTTCTATCGAAATCACCTACGGTATCGAGCGGCTTGCTATGTACCTGCAGGGAGTGGATTCAGTTTATGACATCGCCTGGGGACCGGGCCTGAGCTATGGCCAGGTCTACCGCGAGAGCGAGATCGAAAACTGCACCTATAATTTCGAGTACTCCAACCCGGAATTGTTGTTTACTCTCTTCAGGTTGTACGAGCAGGAGGCCACTGCCCTCGTCGAGCGCAAACTCGTCTTTCCTGCTCTCGACTATGTTCTCAAGTGTTCGCACGCATTCAACCTGCTGGATGCGCGCGGTGTGATCGCTGTCACCGAGCGGACTGGCTATATTGGCCGGATTCGCCAGTTGGCCAGGCGAATCGCCCAAACCTATGCAAAGCAAAGAGAAGCACTGGGCTTCCCGTTGCTAAGCAACGTCTGA
- a CDS encoding TldD/PmbA family protein: MQERLLAALASQRSAVDYLEIRLEQSEATAVAFRGRRLEAIDRSFDLAGGIRACHRGGWSFVTFNNLDELQSRVAEAVSQAKLVGDESTELAAVEPVTATVRVALGRDPRGVSLAHKRELLEHYNRLLLEADPRIQTTATSLSDRLRTVWFVNSTGTILEQERLDVTGRFGVIARDGSTIRQGFESVHSRTDFDALVGIEERVLGAAGRALRQLEAKPIPAGTYQVVLDPYLAGVFIHEAFGHLSEADFIYENPRMQQLLERGRPIAISALNVVDDGTVTGQPGTIAYDDEGVPTRRKYLIKDGVLTERLHNRETAGKLGEAPTGNARALGGTYPPLVRMTNTGILAGDTSFEQMIADIDEGVYAVRMLGGQTNGEMFTFAAAEGFMIRNGKIAEPVSDITLTGNVFQTLTDIEAIGSDQVWLSGGCGKGGQSPLPVAVGGPHLRLRNVVIGGR; this comes from the coding sequence ATGCAGGAAAGACTTCTTGCCGCCCTTGCCTCCCAGCGCTCGGCGGTCGATTATCTCGAAATTCGCCTCGAACAGAGCGAGGCGACGGCGGTTGCTTTTCGGGGCAGGCGTCTTGAAGCCATCGACCGCAGCTTTGATCTGGCGGGAGGGATCCGGGCCTGTCATCGGGGGGGCTGGAGCTTTGTCACCTTCAACAATCTCGATGAGCTGCAAAGCCGGGTGGCGGAGGCCGTCAGCCAGGCAAAGCTCGTCGGCGATGAATCGACCGAACTGGCGGCAGTCGAGCCTGTCACCGCTACGGTGCGGGTAGCACTCGGGCGCGACCCGCGTGGGGTAAGCCTGGCTCATAAGCGCGAACTGCTTGAGCATTACAACCGGCTATTACTGGAGGCCGATCCGCGCATTCAGACGACGGCGACGAGTTTGAGCGACCGGCTGCGCACCGTCTGGTTCGTCAACTCCACAGGCACAATTCTCGAACAGGAGCGCCTCGATGTGACGGGCCGCTTTGGCGTCATTGCCCGCGACGGGAGCACGATTCGCCAGGGCTTCGAGTCGGTCCACTCGCGCACCGACTTTGACGCGCTGGTGGGTATCGAGGAGCGGGTGCTGGGTGCCGCCGGGCGCGCCCTTCGCCAGCTAGAAGCAAAGCCGATCCCAGCCGGTACCTATCAGGTGGTACTCGATCCATACCTGGCCGGGGTGTTCATCCACGAGGCGTTTGGTCATCTTTCTGAAGCGGACTTTATCTACGAAAATCCGCGCATGCAGCAGTTGCTCGAGCGCGGCAGGCCGATCGCCATCTCGGCCCTCAATGTCGTAGACGACGGCACCGTCACTGGCCAGCCCGGCACGATCGCCTACGACGACGAGGGCGTACCGACGCGGCGCAAGTACCTGATCAAAGACGGCGTTCTTACCGAGCGCCTGCACAACCGCGAGACCGCCGGTAAGCTGGGCGAAGCACCGACCGGCAATGCCCGCGCCCTGGGAGGCACCTATCCGCCCCTGGTACGGATGACCAACACCGGCATCCTGGCCGGGGACACTTCCTTTGAGCAGATGATCGCTGACATCGATGAGGGCGTGTACGCGGTGCGGATGTTGGGAGGGCAGACCAACGGCGAGATGTTCACCTTCGCTGCCGCCGAAGGTTTTATGATCCGCAACGGCAAAATCGCCGAACCCGTAAGTGACATTACCCTCACGGGCAATGTTTTTCAGACCCTTACCGATATCGAGGCCATCGGCAGCGATCAAGTCTGGCTTTCGGGCGGTTGCGGCAAGGGTGGGCAATCGCCCTTGCCAGTGGCGGTGGGTGGCCCGCATCTGCGCCTCCGCAATGTCGTCATCGGTGGTCGCTAG
- a CDS encoding chlorophyll a/b-binding protein translates to MNDDFTSSTRPQFGFTPYAELLNGRLAMIGFAAALLIEVATGKGVLHFLGLV, encoded by the coding sequence ATGAACGACGATTTCACTTCTTCTACCAGGCCCCAGTTTGGCTTTACGCCCTATGCCGAGTTGCTCAACGGTCGGCTGGCGATGATCGGCTTTGCTGCCGCTCTGCTCATCGAGGTGGCCACGGGCAAGGGCGTGCTGCACTTTTTGGGGCTGGTTTGA
- a CDS encoding UvrB/UvrC motif-containing protein, protein MQSWLSVPIERIEDLPDLPGVYRFLDGAGRLLYIGKSVHLRTRVRSYLRQGGGHSRQTGRLKFEARVVEVLLTGSELAALLLEGRLIRQHLPPFNCAQKRYRQYPFLRLSVQEEYPRLHLTRVLAGDGAEYYGPYNQGHFVSELAELLSANLGLRTCRDFSALQHGCLLDQLGRCLGPCRTDRVQTEYRRQVEQLRALLRGEGGEALLARFEAQMQRAAEREDFEQAARWRDRWQALKHFLAHQGYLRERVRLDAVAVHPGPPQTPGSVELFWIRQGRLSRIDHLPGKLDSEPLRQKLLETLVADYEDQPLPSPLFALPQQDLDEVQTVGGWLYRHRHDDNLLWLTDIEPARAAGVLIALIEQSRQRR, encoded by the coding sequence ATGCAGTCCTGGTTGTCGGTTCCGATCGAGCGGATCGAAGATCTGCCCGATCTGCCGGGGGTCTACCGGTTCCTCGATGGGGCCGGTCGGCTGCTTTACATCGGCAAATCCGTTCATCTGCGCACCCGCGTGCGCTCCTACCTGCGCCAGGGCGGCGGCCACTCCCGCCAGACCGGGCGGCTCAAGTTCGAGGCGCGGGTAGTCGAGGTGCTCTTGACTGGCTCAGAACTGGCGGCGCTCCTGCTGGAGGGCCGCCTTATCCGCCAGCACCTGCCGCCTTTTAACTGCGCCCAAAAGCGCTACCGCCAGTACCCATTTTTGCGCTTGAGCGTGCAGGAGGAGTATCCGCGCCTGCACCTTACCCGCGTCCTCGCAGGCGACGGAGCGGAGTACTACGGCCCCTACAACCAGGGACATTTTGTGAGCGAACTGGCGGAGTTGCTCTCAGCCAACCTGGGCCTGCGCACCTGCCGGGATTTTTCTGCCCTCCAGCACGGCTGTTTGCTCGATCAGCTGGGCCGCTGCCTCGGTCCCTGCCGCACTGACAGGGTACAGACAGAATACCGCCGACAAGTCGAGCAGTTGCGCGCTCTGTTGCGCGGCGAGGGGGGCGAAGCGCTACTGGCCCGCTTTGAAGCGCAGATGCAGCGGGCCGCCGAACGCGAGGACTTTGAGCAGGCGGCCCGCTGGCGCGATCGCTGGCAGGCGCTCAAGCACTTTCTGGCCCACCAGGGCTACCTGCGCGAGCGGGTGCGCCTCGATGCGGTCGCCGTTCATCCTGGCCCGCCGCAGACACCCGGCAGCGTCGAACTCTTCTGGATTCGCCAGGGCCGCCTGAGCCGGATCGATCACCTTCCGGGCAAGCTCGACAGCGAGCCATTGCGCCAAAAGCTCTTGGAGACGCTGGTGGCCGACTACGAAGATCAACCGCTCCCCAGCCCGCTGTTTGCCCTGCCCCAGCAGGATCTAGACGAGGTGCAGACCGTGGGCGGCTGGCTCTACCGCCACCGCCACGACGACAACCTGCTGTGGCTTACGGACATCGAACCTGCCCGTGCCGCTGGAGTGTTGATTGCCCTTATCGAGCAGAGCCGTCAGCGTCGATGA
- a CDS encoding YkvA family protein, which yields MPTSAREWWRLVRNTVRFYRSERVSGSLKFGVLAVCAAYLLLPTDFITDLIPGLGQLDDLAIIALIHLMAVSWSERRYALGEADHTLIDADGSAR from the coding sequence GTGCCGACTTCTGCGCGCGAGTGGTGGCGTCTTGTCCGCAACACTGTTCGCTTCTACCGGAGTGAGCGCGTGTCGGGGAGCCTCAAATTTGGGGTTCTGGCCGTATGTGCCGCTTATTTGCTGCTGCCCACCGACTTCATCACCGACTTGATTCCAGGGCTGGGGCAGCTCGACGATCTGGCGATCATCGCCCTGATTCACCTGATGGCCGTCTCCTGGTCTGAGCGCCGCTACGCGCTGGGGGAGGCTGACCATACGCTCATCGACGCTGACGGCTCTGCTCGATAA
- the psbP gene encoding photosystem II reaction center PsbP encodes MIFATGGRRLVSSGIAALLVLGLFACSRSGINAPPGFQRFQEPNSAFTLVYPDTWTFQNDPGGAVRLSDPADATYQVSVVVSPAPRKDIKDITAFGSPKAVAERFATQVLKKKAPPGAKIEIANPQERKDSKGIPYYSFEVVLASGGKAIHYVYCVSVNGGKVYTLATGSNAIAWLDRREKLYQIVNSFTIN; translated from the coding sequence ATGATTTTTGCGACCGGAGGCAGGCGGCTTGTATCCAGCGGTATCGCTGCCTTACTTGTCCTGGGTCTATTTGCCTGTAGCCGCTCCGGGATCAATGCTCCGCCGGGTTTCCAGCGCTTCCAGGAGCCCAACTCGGCATTCACCCTCGTCTATCCCGACACCTGGACCTTCCAGAACGATCCCGGTGGAGCGGTGCGCCTCTCCGACCCGGCAGATGCCACCTATCAAGTCTCCGTCGTCGTGAGCCCCGCTCCCCGCAAGGACATCAAAGACATCACCGCCTTTGGCTCACCCAAAGCTGTGGCTGAGCGCTTCGCGACGCAGGTACTTAAAAAGAAAGCGCCGCCGGGAGCGAAGATCGAGATTGCCAATCCCCAGGAGCGCAAGGACAGCAAGGGCATTCCTTACTATTCCTTCGAGGTCGTGCTTGCCTCTGGGGGCAAGGCGATTCACTACGTTTATTGCGTGAGTGTCAACGGCGGCAAAGTGTACACCCTCGCCACCGGCTCCAACGCCATCGCCTGGCTCGATCGGCGCGAGAAGCTTTACCAGATAGTCAACTCGTTTACGATCAATTAG
- a CDS encoding LIC_10190 family membrane protein, with translation MITIVLSWIYIGILSGLYGWLILYKINSNQTRATSEIEVPLSVLPLVGLAVIASLTGYLSLGMPIAAAANLLVLLFACGFSWVYRRAFVFWLNCLREQFAATSKLFLLMPGILLGVLALTSLGKLWLGRGYFNYDSGLYHVPSIHWIEQYGVVPGLGNLLAPLAVDSLWFLPCALFSFSWLIKFPLHNLLGLVAFCSFCFALGGFDEMRRSGCVRASSLFRLFLVVPLLELIGNIASPTTDEPAAILTLVTLALVCRCLEQQVHKTDTRVLQAAIAIVALFAVAIKWSVLPLLLPIIYLAYRQFRLEGRAAMLGYFLLGLGMLLPKLIRSVILSGYLVYPLAAVDLFTPDWKMPRAVVLGEQLAIAGWARMQFKPPAEVLAGGYAYWFPSWWANFRATPVAQFLLVALLLFVLTGLLHRAWLVTFLWQYGLVYITIAAGLVYWFLNAPFLRFGYGFVAAGAIGLVLPGAVVALKTVVEKKWLPPTWLVAAVVVALVLLTEVESLLLGSGVKITRHYLETIEQLHTGYLPTAKFIRYQETYPAVAVQRFTVRNLQIYRPDQGQQCWYAPLPCTPYLYYPIEGRGSSLKAGFRARFDLPGIPAAFDGMRFVSQKNK, from the coding sequence GTGATCACGATTGTGCTCTCCTGGATCTACATCGGGATTCTCAGTGGTCTTTACGGTTGGTTGATCCTCTATAAAATTAATAGCAACCAGACGCGGGCCACTTCCGAGATCGAAGTGCCCCTTAGTGTTCTGCCATTGGTAGGGCTGGCGGTTATTGCGAGCCTTACCGGCTATCTGTCGCTAGGGATGCCTATCGCTGCGGCTGCTAATCTATTGGTATTGCTATTCGCCTGCGGCTTCAGCTGGGTGTACCGCCGGGCGTTCGTATTTTGGTTGAACTGCCTGCGCGAACAGTTTGCTGCAACCAGCAAGCTCTTTTTGCTGATGCCTGGTATTCTGCTCGGCGTACTGGCGCTTACTTCTCTGGGCAAACTCTGGCTAGGGCGTGGCTATTTCAATTATGATTCTGGCCTGTACCACGTCCCTTCTATCCACTGGATCGAGCAGTACGGTGTGGTTCCGGGCCTGGGCAACTTGCTTGCGCCCCTTGCGGTTGATTCGCTGTGGTTTTTGCCGTGTGCGCTCTTTAGCTTCTCCTGGCTCATTAAGTTTCCCCTGCACAATCTGTTGGGGCTGGTGGCCTTCTGCAGTTTCTGCTTCGCCCTGGGTGGTTTCGATGAGATGCGCAGGTCCGGATGTGTACGGGCCAGTAGCCTCTTCCGTCTGTTTCTGGTCGTGCCGTTGCTGGAGTTAATTGGCAATATTGCTTCTCCGACAACCGATGAACCAGCAGCGATCTTGACATTGGTGACGCTCGCCCTGGTTTGCCGTTGTCTTGAGCAGCAGGTTCACAAGACTGATACGCGCGTTCTGCAGGCAGCGATCGCTATCGTTGCTTTGTTTGCTGTCGCCATTAAGTGGAGCGTTCTGCCGCTATTGTTGCCGATTATCTACCTGGCTTACCGACAATTTCGGCTCGAAGGACGGGCGGCTATGCTGGGGTATTTTCTGCTGGGACTCGGGATGCTACTCCCAAAGTTGATCCGCAGTGTTATTCTCTCTGGCTATCTCGTTTATCCCCTGGCAGCTGTCGATCTGTTTACGCCCGATTGGAAAATGCCACGGGCGGTGGTTTTGGGTGAACAACTGGCGATTGCCGGCTGGGCAAGGATGCAATTCAAACCGCCCGCCGAGGTACTGGCCGGTGGTTACGCTTACTGGTTTCCTTCCTGGTGGGCCAATTTTAGAGCAACGCCAGTCGCTCAGTTCTTGCTCGTTGCACTCCTGCTTTTTGTACTGACAGGGCTATTGCACAGGGCGTGGCTCGTCACTTTTCTCTGGCAATATGGGCTGGTTTATATCACGATAGCTGCTGGACTGGTCTACTGGTTTTTGAACGCGCCTTTTTTGCGCTTTGGCTATGGCTTTGTTGCTGCTGGCGCGATTGGGCTGGTGCTACCCGGTGCAGTTGTCGCCTTAAAAACCGTTGTCGAAAAAAAATGGTTGCCGCCGACCTGGCTGGTGGCAGCTGTCGTCGTTGCCCTGGTATTGCTGACAGAAGTAGAGTCATTGTTACTGGGTAGCGGTGTTAAGATCACCCGTCATTATCTTGAAACCATCGAGCAACTCCACACAGGTTATCTGCCCACTGCCAAATTTATCCGCTACCAGGAAACGTATCCAGCGGTGGCGGTGCAGCGCTTTACGGTGCGCAACCTTCAGATTTACAGACCAGACCAGGGTCAGCAGTGCTGGTACGCACCACTGCCCTGTACACCCTACCTCTACTACCCAATTGAAGGCAGAGGTTCCTCTCTTAAAGCAGGCTTTCGAGCACGGTTCGATCTGCCTGGTATACCCGCCGCCTTCGACGGCATGCGCTTTGTATCCCAAAAAAATAAGTAA
- a CDS encoding FkbM family methyltransferase, producing the protein MFLRPARLKTIKNELFDKLDELLAHIRKLDLLLENMAAITTAGASTLENDSSIIEALIFLAQRVQEGQKVDYEYLLRMARQLERLQEESLGTRTDLKEIQQILRALPQLLQRSTPAPNERLDVSAQPLRQIGVPPLEYSAYDSTEVELMAYLYTFLPSRIALDVGANVGDISKRLLEVGYQVFAFEPYQPAFEQLKQRIGDNENFHPFQLALGPSDTTMQLHIARDLSATGVYKDVTLYSSLLRHPMPADLHFVEAVDVPVRSLASLHRSAEVPATVGLLKIDAEGFDIEVIRGMDTHRYPVVTTEYWDEQMVFAPTNDANRLDRQVAEMRRRGYYWHIVIHRDEGRNDVGFYCNSPRSIASSWGNIFFFQSHDIFSQAFQWCSASLPQTLIASEPTAS; encoded by the coding sequence GTGTTCCTCAGACCAGCCAGGCTGAAAACAATCAAAAATGAGCTTTTCGACAAGCTGGACGAATTGCTGGCCCACATCCGCAAACTGGACTTGTTGCTGGAGAATATGGCAGCGATAACGACGGCTGGCGCTTCGACGCTCGAAAATGATTCTTCGATAATCGAAGCGCTGATTTTTCTTGCTCAGAGGGTGCAGGAAGGACAAAAGGTTGATTATGAGTATCTATTGCGCATGGCCCGACAGCTCGAACGTCTGCAGGAGGAATCGCTGGGCACCCGGACTGACTTAAAAGAAATACAACAAATATTGAGGGCGCTGCCCCAGCTGCTGCAGAGATCAACTCCGGCTCCCAACGAGCGGCTGGACGTCTCAGCCCAACCTCTCAGGCAAATCGGTGTTCCTCCCCTCGAGTACTCCGCCTACGACAGTACCGAGGTAGAACTGATGGCCTACCTGTACACTTTCTTGCCATCCCGCATTGCCCTCGATGTGGGAGCAAATGTCGGCGATATTTCGAAACGCCTGCTGGAAGTAGGGTATCAGGTCTTTGCCTTTGAACCTTATCAACCAGCTTTTGAGCAGCTTAAGCAGCGGATCGGTGACAACGAGAACTTTCACCCTTTTCAGTTGGCCCTCGGTCCCTCCGACACCACGATGCAGTTGCATATCGCCCGAGATCTGTCTGCCACTGGCGTCTACAAGGACGTCACTCTCTATAGCAGCCTGCTCAGGCACCCGATGCCTGCCGATCTGCACTTTGTCGAGGCCGTAGATGTGCCGGTCAGAAGTCTGGCAAGCCTGCACCGCTCCGCAGAGGTACCAGCAACCGTCGGCCTCCTCAAGATCGACGCCGAAGGTTTCGATATCGAGGTTATCCGTGGTATGGACACCCATCGCTACCCGGTCGTCACAACCGAGTATTGGGACGAGCAAATGGTCTTTGCCCCAACAAACGATGCCAATCGGCTGGACAGACAGGTAGCGGAGATGCGCCGTCGCGGCTACTACTGGCATATTGTTATTCACAGGGACGAGGGGCGCAATGACGTCGGATTCTACTGCAATTCTCCCCGCTCCATCGCGTCATCCTGGGGTAACATTTTCTTCTTCCAGAGCCATGACATCTTCAGCCAGGCTTTTCAATGGTGCTCGGCGAGCCTGCCCCAGACGTTGATCGCCTCGGAGCCAACTGCCAGTTAA